One genomic segment of Elgaria multicarinata webbii isolate HBS135686 ecotype San Diego chromosome 21, rElgMul1.1.pri, whole genome shotgun sequence includes these proteins:
- the LOC134412316 gene encoding uncharacterized protein LOC134412316, translating to MLHLLLLSGLLVGVLPCGICAPRETRLGEEQPLESVVSLNESCREQVLQHVASAVLPLLRLERPPRIAADTMPQLRDAWTKESIPFPALSVVGQHHNISSNQTLLIRRGGCAQISHRITLDDLGWQSWVLHPDSFVFTQCLGCHCHQKEARPPLPLWVQDCGLGQPNPWLDMDEKKRRCCRPRRNTLPFAFLKADGSLVVQPVRLVQDCFCRA from the exons ATGTTgcacctgctgctgctgagcGGCTTGCTGGTGGGGGTGCTGCCATGCGGCATCTGTGCCCCCCGGGAGACCCGCCTTGGGGAGGAACAACCGCTTGAATCTGTTGTCAGCCTCAACGAAAG TTGCAGGGAACAGGTGCTCCAGCATGTGGCTTCAGCTGTGCTTCCTTTGCTCCGGCTGGAACGGCCCCCCAGAATTGCAGCTGACACCATGCCCCAGCTGCGCGACGCCTGGACAAAGGAATCCATTCCGTTCCCGGCACTGTCCGTTGTGGGACAACATCACA ATATCTCTTCCAATCAGACGCTGTTGATCCGAAGAGGAGGCTGCGCTCAGATCTCCCACCGCATAACGCTGGATG ACCTAGGTTGGCAGAGCTGGGTGCTGCACCCTGATTCCTTCGTCTTCACCCAATGCCTGGGGTGTCACTGCCACCAGAAGGAAGCGAGACCCCCGCTGCCCCTTTGGGTTCAAGACTGTGGACTCGGCCAGCCAAACCCTTGGCTGGACATGGACGAAAAGAAG AGACGTTGCTGTCGGCCGCGCCGGAATACGCTGCCCTTTGCTTTCCTGAAAGCGGATGGTTCTTTGGTAGTTCAGCCGGTCCGCTTGGTGCAAGATTGCTTCTGCCGAGCCTGA
- the LOC134412317 gene encoding transmembrane emp24 domain-containing protein 10-like: MWVPGLLGPWVLVLSLSAGGCQALSFQLPPQTRKCLKEELHRDVMVTGEYEVSEAAAPGIRTDLRVTDSSGHLLYSKDEAKKGKMFFITEDHEIYEICFESHGQPGNFQIPYKLVTLNIKHGVEARNYEDIAKAEKLKHLEVGLRRLEDLSESILKEFAFRKQREKDGHSTKPSTGTLVFRFSVLSTLCLLALGVWQSFYFKRCFKSMTISE, encoded by the exons ATGTGGGTCCCCGGACTCCTGGGTCCCTGGGTTTTGGTCCTGTCCCTGTCCGCAGGGGGCTGCCAGGCTCTTTCCTTCCAGCTTCCGCCGCAGACCCGCAaatgcctgaaagaggagctgcaCCGGGACGTCATGGTCACCGGGGAATACGAGGTCTCCGAAGCCGCCGCGCCGGGAATCCGGACCGACTTACGG GTCACGGACTCCTCCGGACACCTCTTGTACTCCAAGGATGAGGCCAAGAAAGGGAAAATGTTCTTTATCACGGAAGATCATGAAATCTACGAAATTTGCTTTGAGAGCCACGGACAGCCAG GGAATTTCCAAATTCCCTACAAACTCGTCACCCTCAACATCAAGCACGGCGTGGAGGCACGGAATTACGAGGAC ATCGCAAAGGCAGAGAAACTGAAGCACTTGGAGGTGGGCCTGCGGCGTCTGGAGGACCTGTCGGAATCCATCCTCAAAGAATTTGCTTTCAGGAAGCAACGGGAAAAGGACGGGCACAGCACCAAGC CATCCACTGGCACTCTGGTCTTCCGCTTCAGCGTCCTCTCTACGCTTTGCCTCTTGGCTCTGGGTGTTTGGCAGTCCTTTTATTTCAAGCGTTGTTTTAAGTCCATGACAATCAGCGAGTGA